The following are encoded in a window of Haloarcula laminariae genomic DNA:
- the secF gene encoding protein translocase subunit SecF produces the protein MVAFEVPEVDYTQYSNRQLIAVPLAVLAVALGVLAVTFAMTGSPVALGNDFTGGSELTVQSSDSISQQQATDIFGDSVVSVQQVSGQDQYIITFDDSAEISTLTSQAEQAEGITVLQSGTTSPVFGADNQRLAVMGVGVAFLGMSLLAFALFRSFVPSIAIVISAFSDIVIPVAIMNLVGIKLSLGTVAALLMLIGYSVDSDILLNNHVLRRSGGFYESTYRAMRTGVTMTITSIAAMTVMAIAATLFGIELMASIGLVLVLGLTADLMNTYMLNVTLLRWYKYEGVNR, from the coding sequence TGGTCGCGTTCGAGGTCCCGGAAGTCGACTACACGCAGTACTCCAACCGGCAGCTCATCGCGGTCCCGCTCGCGGTGCTGGCGGTCGCCCTGGGGGTACTCGCGGTCACCTTCGCGATGACCGGGTCGCCGGTCGCGCTGGGGAACGACTTCACAGGGGGATCAGAGCTCACGGTGCAGTCGTCCGACTCGATTTCTCAACAACAGGCTACCGACATCTTCGGTGACTCCGTGGTCTCGGTCCAGCAGGTCTCCGGACAGGACCAGTACATCATCACGTTCGACGATAGCGCGGAGATATCGACGCTCACGTCCCAGGCCGAGCAGGCCGAGGGCATCACCGTCCTCCAGAGCGGCACCACGTCGCCGGTCTTCGGGGCGGACAACCAGCGTCTCGCAGTCATGGGCGTCGGCGTCGCCTTCCTCGGAATGAGCCTGCTCGCGTTCGCGCTGTTTCGGTCCTTCGTGCCGAGTATCGCCATCGTCATCTCGGCCTTCTCGGATATCGTCATCCCGGTCGCCATCATGAACCTCGTGGGCATCAAGCTCTCGCTGGGGACCGTCGCGGCGCTGCTGATGCTCATCGGGTATTCCGTGGACTCCGATATCCTGTTGAACAACCACGTCCTCCGTCGGTCGGGCGGGTTCTACGAGTCCACCTACCGGGCGATGCGGACCGGTGTGACGATGACGATCACCTCTATCGCGGCGATGACGGTGATGGCCATCGCGGCGACGCTGTTCGGCATCGAGCTGATGGCCTCCATCGGCCTCGTGCTGGTGCTTGGACTGACGGCTGACCTGATGAACACCTACATGCTCAACGTCACGCTGCTTCGCTGGTACAAGTACGAGGGGGTCAACCGATGA
- a CDS encoding preprotein translocase subunit SecD, which produces MSVLRENWRVVVLVVLLLGSTVALFVPGAPPGTTANETAGGDQLTNLQYGIDLSGGARIQAPVVGMTAEGVAVGPNEEAATQQAIADRLGVDPIDVEVRAAQQENQNGTVEVLNGTVTNEEFRTALQAEGYQPSTIRDGVTQATRDRMVTSIRDKITTSALSGGRVQEVNSPGGQSFISITAPGRDAQELIDILEERGVVRVYAVYRNDTTGNWTHQQVLSQDEFASISNAQNPNNGGPQVPVTIEQSAAERFQSDMAAAGFGNGASCNVEASDHDSVESINGTCLVTTLNGEPVFIGGVRPSLGQSFADGSFANDPQFVMTTTSMDEARELQLSLQAGRLPADLDFENGNQNTLSPALADQFRTNSLITGLLAVLAVSLVVYGRYRRREVALPMIVTALSEVYILLGFVALAQYPLNLSHLAGFIAVIGTGVDDLVIIGDEILQQGEVGTARVFQSRFRKAFWVIGAAAATTIVAMAPMVAFPLGDLSGFAIITIVGVLIGVLITRPAYGDILRSLVLDE; this is translated from the coding sequence ATGAGCGTCCTCCGCGAGAACTGGCGGGTCGTCGTCCTCGTCGTCCTCCTGCTGGGCAGCACGGTCGCGCTGTTCGTGCCCGGGGCGCCGCCCGGCACGACGGCCAACGAGACCGCCGGCGGCGACCAGCTCACGAACCTCCAGTACGGTATCGACCTCTCGGGCGGCGCCCGTATCCAGGCGCCCGTCGTGGGGATGACCGCCGAGGGCGTCGCCGTCGGACCGAACGAGGAGGCGGCAACCCAGCAGGCCATCGCGGACCGCCTCGGCGTCGACCCCATCGACGTCGAGGTCCGCGCGGCCCAGCAGGAAAACCAGAACGGCACCGTCGAGGTGTTGAACGGGACCGTCACGAACGAGGAGTTCCGGACCGCGCTCCAGGCCGAGGGGTACCAGCCCTCGACGATTCGTGACGGCGTCACGCAGGCCACCCGCGACCGGATGGTGACGAGTATCCGGGACAAGATCACCACCTCGGCGCTCAGCGGCGGCCGGGTCCAGGAAGTCAACTCCCCCGGCGGCCAGAGCTTCATCAGCATCACCGCGCCCGGACGTGACGCCCAGGAACTCATCGACATCCTGGAAGAACGGGGCGTGGTCCGCGTCTACGCCGTCTACCGGAACGACACGACCGGCAACTGGACCCACCAGCAGGTCCTCAGCCAGGACGAGTTCGCCTCCATCAGCAACGCACAGAACCCGAACAACGGCGGCCCACAGGTGCCCGTGACCATCGAACAGAGCGCCGCCGAGCGGTTCCAGTCGGACATGGCCGCGGCCGGCTTCGGCAACGGGGCGTCCTGTAACGTCGAGGCCAGCGACCACGACTCCGTCGAGAGTATCAACGGGACGTGTCTGGTGACGACGCTCAACGGCGAACCCGTATTCATCGGCGGCGTCCGTCCGTCGCTCGGGCAGTCCTTCGCGGACGGCTCGTTCGCCAACGACCCGCAGTTCGTCATGACCACCACCTCGATGGACGAGGCCCGCGAACTCCAGCTCTCCCTGCAGGCCGGCCGGCTGCCGGCGGACCTGGACTTCGAGAACGGTAACCAGAACACCCTGTCGCCGGCGCTGGCCGACCAGTTCCGGACGAACTCGCTCATCACCGGACTACTCGCCGTGCTCGCGGTCAGCCTCGTGGTCTATGGCCGCTACCGCCGCCGCGAGGTCGCCCTGCCGATGATCGTCACCGCGCTCTCGGAGGTGTACATCCTGCTGGGCTTCGTCGCGCTGGCCCAGTACCCGCTGAACCTCTCACATCTGGCCGGCTTCATCGCCGTCATCGGGACGGGGGTGGACGACCTCGTCATCATCGGTGACGAGATTCTCCAGCAGGGGGAGGTCGGGACGGCCCGCGTGTTCCAGAGCCGCTTCCGCAAGGCGTTCTGGGTCATCGGCGCCGCCGCGGCGACGACCATCGTCGCGATGGCACCCATGGTCGCGTTCCCGCTGGGTGACCTGTCGGGCTTTGCCATCATCACCATCGTCGGCGTCCTCATCGGCGTCCTGATAACCCGACCGGCCTACGGTGACATCCTCCGGAGCCTCGTCTTAGACGAGTAA
- the rnhB gene encoding ribonuclease HII has product MRMGADEAGKGPVLGSMFAAAVCAAPDALPDGVGDSKGIAPAKRERLDEEIRAAADAVAVAEISVSRIDDPETDMNTLTVAAHAEALSGVARDGLAGTVDAGDTDAERFGRRVADRVDAAVDLTAEHGADETDPLVGAASIVAKVARDGHVEALAATHGDVGSGYPSDPTTRGFLADYVAEHGGLPDCARASWSTCDDVLAAARQSTLGEF; this is encoded by the coding sequence ATGCGAATGGGCGCCGACGAGGCCGGCAAGGGGCCGGTGCTGGGGTCGATGTTCGCCGCCGCAGTGTGCGCCGCCCCCGACGCCCTCCCCGACGGCGTGGGCGACTCGAAGGGCATCGCGCCGGCGAAACGGGAGCGACTGGACGAGGAAATCCGGGCCGCCGCGGACGCCGTCGCCGTCGCGGAGATATCCGTCTCCCGAATCGACGACCCCGAGACCGACATGAACACGCTGACCGTCGCGGCCCACGCCGAGGCGCTGTCGGGGGTGGCCCGCGACGGGCTCGCGGGCACCGTCGACGCGGGCGACACCGACGCCGAGCGGTTCGGCCGCCGGGTCGCCGACCGCGTCGACGCCGCCGTCGACCTCACGGCCGAACACGGCGCCGACGAGACGGACCCGCTGGTGGGCGCGGCCTCCATCGTGGCGAAGGTGGCCCGCGACGGCCACGTCGAAGCGCTCGCGGCGACCCACGGCGACGTGGGGTCGGGCTACCCGAGCGACCCGACGACCAGGGGGTTTCTGGCTGACTACGTGGCCGAACACGGCGGCCTGCCCGACTGCGCCCGCGCCTCGTGGTCGACCTGCGACGACGTCCTCGCCGCCGCCCGGCAGTCGACGCTCGGGGAGTTCTGA
- a CDS encoding DoxX family membrane protein: MSDIDTDGDSPPSLLGRLLFGSGLAVLAVRNLTNLDGRIGYAEAKGVPFAKQLVPASSGLLLGGGIGIALWKLPKVAAAGVAAFLLGVTPIMHDFWNVDAESRGEELTSFVQNLTLLGAAIAFFRRASRE; the protein is encoded by the coding sequence ATGTCTGATATAGATACGGACGGCGACAGCCCGCCGTCGCTGCTCGGGCGGCTCCTCTTCGGGAGCGGTCTGGCGGTGCTCGCCGTTCGAAATCTCACGAATCTTGACGGTCGTATCGGCTACGCGGAGGCCAAAGGGGTCCCGTTCGCGAAGCAGCTCGTGCCCGCGTCGAGCGGGCTCCTGCTGGGTGGCGGTATCGGTATCGCGCTCTGGAAGCTACCGAAGGTCGCCGCGGCCGGCGTCGCCGCGTTTCTGCTCGGCGTCACGCCGATAATGCACGACTTCTGGAACGTCGACGCGGAGTCCCGCGGCGAGGAGCTGACCTCGTTCGTCCAGAACCTCACGCTGCTGGGCGCGGCGATAGCGTTCTTCAGACGGGCCAGCCGGGAGTAG
- a CDS encoding tRNA pseudouridine(54/55) synthase Pus10 translates to MTVLDDARAALATGPLCDSCLGRLFAERSFGLANAERGEALRVSVALEDDEPYEPDDDCWVCELESERVEWWAEQAATAVRGYDFETYQVGTKVPPLLEENDTLLREDIGFEADAGEALKTELNREVGKQIGDITGAEVEFGRPDVQFTLDLATDEVDAKVNSAFVYGRYRKLQRDIPQTKWPCNDCNGTGRWQGEPCDGCDGTGYRYDESVEQLSAPVVVDAMDGEAGTFHGAGREDVDALMLESGRPFVIEVDEPRTRNVDVEALEADINEFADGKVEVEGLRLATHEMVERVKELDASKTYRMDVEFAEPVSDDDLQAALDELEGATVHQETPQRVAHRRADLTRTRDVYDASGDLVDSTHADVRIHGAGGLYVKELISSDEGRTEPSLTGLLGVDAVVTALDVVDVQGEDEPFADEEFFRQ, encoded by the coding sequence ATGACCGTTCTAGACGACGCGCGGGCCGCGCTGGCCACGGGGCCGCTCTGTGATTCCTGTCTCGGCCGGCTGTTCGCCGAGCGGAGCTTCGGACTGGCCAACGCCGAGCGAGGGGAGGCACTACGGGTGTCGGTGGCCCTGGAGGACGACGAGCCGTACGAACCGGACGACGACTGCTGGGTCTGCGAACTGGAGAGCGAGCGGGTCGAGTGGTGGGCCGAGCAGGCCGCGACCGCGGTTCGGGGTTACGACTTCGAGACGTACCAGGTCGGGACGAAGGTGCCGCCCCTGCTCGAAGAGAACGACACGCTGCTCCGGGAGGACATCGGCTTCGAGGCGGACGCGGGCGAGGCGCTGAAGACCGAGCTCAATCGGGAGGTCGGGAAGCAAATCGGCGACATCACCGGCGCCGAGGTGGAGTTCGGGCGGCCCGACGTGCAGTTCACGCTGGACCTGGCGACAGACGAGGTCGACGCCAAGGTCAACTCCGCGTTCGTCTACGGCCGCTACCGCAAACTACAGCGGGACATCCCCCAGACGAAGTGGCCCTGTAACGACTGCAACGGCACCGGCCGCTGGCAGGGCGAGCCCTGTGACGGCTGTGACGGCACGGGCTACCGGTACGACGAGAGCGTCGAGCAGCTCTCGGCGCCCGTCGTGGTCGACGCGATGGACGGCGAGGCCGGCACCTTCCACGGCGCCGGCCGCGAGGACGTCGACGCGCTGATGCTGGAGTCCGGTCGGCCGTTCGTCATCGAAGTGGACGAGCCCCGGACGCGGAATGTCGACGTCGAGGCGCTGGAAGCGGACATCAACGAGTTCGCCGACGGGAAAGTCGAGGTCGAGGGGCTCCGGCTGGCCACCCACGAGATGGTCGAACGCGTCAAGGAACTCGACGCCTCGAAGACCTACCGGATGGACGTGGAGTTCGCCGAGCCGGTCAGCGACGACGACCTGCAGGCCGCGCTCGACGAGCTCGAAGGGGCGACCGTCCACCAGGAGACGCCACAGCGCGTCGCCCACCGCAGGGCGGACCTCACGCGGACGCGTGACGTGTACGACGCCAGCGGCGACCTGGTCGATTCGACCCACGCCGATGTCCGTATCCACGGCGCCGGCGGGCTCTACGTGAAAGAGCTGATTTCGAGCGACGAGGGCCGCACCGAGCCGAGTCTGACGGGCCTGCTGGGCGTCGACGCCGTGGTCACTGCGCTCGACGTGGTGGACGTGCAAGGCGAGGACGAACCGTTCGCCGACGAGGAATTCTTCCGGCAGTAG
- a CDS encoding mechanosensitive ion channel family protein — translation MQLGGIVDWLGGLPAWQGFALLIAAGLVAAIAVREVGDRYLRRLTDRIDGNVDEIVFGGIHTAVYLTVGLAGAYVGTQVYNVSPDIAVPLESGTLSLVIVIWMVTLLRVGRKASAVVTDSRYIDRQIVPILQNVWSAVVAAVGVFLLLVLWDVDVTPLLASAGVAGIIVGLAARDTLANFFGSLSLYLDGTYKVGDYVVLETGERGRVEDISVRSTVIRTRDDILVTVPNAKLSNAAIVNESTPKTKRRIRVSIGVAYGTDIDRLEDVLLEIAGAEGLVLDRPKPRVRFREFGGSALDFELLCWVNNPSQRARVTHELNSAIYKRFRTEGIEIPFPQRDVTVSVTDVPGELFGQPDESPGDPFPADGGASPASERRSDGGRDER, via the coding sequence ATGCAACTGGGTGGAATCGTCGACTGGCTGGGCGGGCTCCCCGCCTGGCAGGGGTTCGCGCTGCTCATCGCGGCCGGACTCGTGGCGGCCATCGCCGTCCGGGAGGTAGGGGACCGGTATCTCAGACGGCTGACGGACCGAATCGACGGGAACGTCGACGAAATCGTCTTCGGCGGCATCCACACCGCGGTGTATCTCACCGTCGGTCTCGCCGGGGCGTACGTGGGAACACAGGTGTACAACGTCTCGCCGGATATCGCCGTCCCGCTGGAGTCGGGGACGCTGTCGCTCGTCATCGTCATCTGGATGGTGACGCTGCTCCGGGTGGGCCGGAAGGCCTCGGCGGTGGTGACCGACAGCCGCTACATCGACCGACAGATAGTGCCCATCCTCCAGAACGTCTGGAGCGCCGTCGTCGCCGCCGTCGGCGTCTTCCTCCTGCTGGTGCTGTGGGACGTCGACGTGACGCCGCTGTTGGCCTCCGCGGGGGTGGCCGGCATCATCGTCGGGCTGGCGGCCCGCGACACCCTGGCGAACTTCTTCGGCTCGCTGTCGCTGTATCTCGACGGGACCTACAAGGTCGGCGACTACGTCGTCCTCGAAACCGGTGAGCGCGGCCGCGTCGAGGACATCTCGGTCCGGTCGACGGTCATCAGGACCCGCGACGACATCCTCGTCACCGTTCCCAACGCCAAACTGTCCAACGCCGCTATCGTCAACGAGTCCACCCCGAAGACGAAACGCCGCATCCGGGTGTCCATCGGCGTCGCCTACGGCACCGACATCGACCGGCTGGAAGATGTCCTGCTGGAAATCGCCGGGGCCGAGGGGCTGGTGCTTGACCGGCCCAAGCCCCGCGTCCGCTTCCGGGAGTTCGGCGGCTCCGCCCTCGACTTCGAACTGCTGTGCTGGGTCAACAACCCGTCCCAGCGAGCTCGTGTGACCCACGAACTCAACAGCGCCATCTACAAGCGATTCCGGACCGAGGGCATCGAAATCCCGTTCCCACAGCGGGACGTGACGGTGTCCGTCACCGACGTGCCCGGGGAGCTGTTCGGCCAGCCCGACGAGTCACCCGGCGACCCGTTCCCGGCGGACGGCGGGGCGTCACCGGCATCTGAGCGCCGCTCCGACGGCGGGCGAGACGAGCGGTGA
- a CDS encoding undecaprenyl-diphosphate phosphatase — protein sequence MNPVVVAVLLGVLQGVLEWIPVSSEGGVALASTVLAGVSPADATRLALFLHAGTAVAAAAYYRADVGDLARSVRELTRRPFADETADLSFLAVATLATGLTGVPAYLLLDAAVSGLEGGLFLALVGGLLVLTGLLQRFAVALSLGERHSPDWVDAAVVGALQGVAVLPGVSRSGTTVSALLLRGHGGESSLRLSFLLSIPAALGANALVLADDGVPAIDPLSAVVALAVSAVVGYLTVGALVRLVRRVPFWTVCVAFGGLGVVGGLGVAL from the coding sequence ATGAACCCCGTCGTCGTCGCCGTCCTGCTGGGCGTCCTGCAGGGGGTCCTGGAGTGGATTCCCGTCTCCAGCGAGGGCGGGGTCGCACTCGCCTCGACGGTGCTCGCGGGCGTCTCGCCGGCGGACGCGACGCGGCTGGCGCTCTTTCTGCACGCCGGGACCGCCGTCGCCGCCGCCGCGTACTACCGGGCCGACGTGGGCGACCTGGCCCGGTCGGTCCGTGAACTCACCCGTCGTCCCTTCGCCGACGAGACGGCGGACCTCTCCTTTCTGGCCGTCGCGACCCTCGCCACCGGGCTCACCGGGGTGCCGGCGTATCTCCTGCTCGACGCCGCCGTCTCCGGGCTCGAAGGGGGGCTCTTTCTCGCGCTGGTCGGCGGTCTGCTCGTGTTGACGGGGCTGCTCCAGCGCTTTGCGGTCGCGCTGTCGCTGGGCGAGCGCCACAGTCCGGACTGGGTCGACGCCGCCGTCGTGGGCGCCCTGCAGGGCGTGGCCGTTCTCCCCGGCGTCTCCCGCTCGGGCACCACCGTCAGCGCGTTGCTCCTGCGGGGCCACGGGGGCGAGTCCTCCCTGCGGCTCTCCTTCCTGCTGTCGATTCCGGCGGCACTGGGGGCCAACGCGCTCGTGCTGGCCGACGACGGCGTGCCGGCAATCGACCCCCTGAGCGCCGTGGTCGCGCTGGCGGTCAGCGCCGTCGTCGGCTATCTGACCGTCGGCGCGCTGGTCCGGCTGGTGCGGCGGGTCCCGTTCTGGACGGTCTGTGTCGCCTTCGGCGGGCTGGGCGTCGTCGGCGGGCTCGGCGTCGCGCTGTGA
- a CDS encoding HAD family hydrolase, which yields MADYDGLLLDHDGVLLTLTDRATLREAALAALRDAGIERPSDADAEALSIRVTSDDLVALADRLAVEPQRLWRCREDRIAALLCEELDAGRKAPYDDVPALDGVAVPAGVVSNNQRRIVEAALDAHGLTGRFETVVARGPTVESLTEKKPEPTYLESAMADIGCANPLYVGDSESDVVAADRAGVDVAFLRRDHNADTALDSRPTYDVGSLHAVVDLL from the coding sequence ATGGCCGACTACGACGGATTACTGCTCGACCACGACGGCGTCTTGCTGACGCTCACCGACCGCGCGACGCTCCGGGAGGCCGCGCTGGCGGCGCTCCGGGACGCGGGCATCGAGCGCCCGTCGGACGCGGACGCCGAGGCGCTCAGCATCCGCGTTACGTCGGACGATCTGGTCGCACTGGCCGACCGCCTCGCGGTCGAGCCCCAGCGGCTCTGGCGCTGTCGGGAGGACCGCATCGCCGCGCTCCTGTGCGAGGAACTCGACGCCGGCCGAAAGGCGCCCTACGACGACGTCCCCGCGCTCGACGGCGTGGCCGTTCCGGCCGGCGTCGTCAGCAACAACCAGCGGCGAATCGTCGAGGCCGCCCTCGATGCCCACGGCCTCACCGGCCGGTTCGAGACGGTGGTCGCACGCGGGCCGACGGTCGAGAGCCTGACCGAAAAGAAGCCCGAGCCGACGTATCTTGAGAGCGCGATGGCCGATATCGGCTGTGCGAACCCGCTGTACGTCGGCGACAGCGAGTCGGACGTTGTGGCGGCCGACCGCGCGGGCGTCGACGTGGCCTTCCTGCGCCGCGACCACAACGCCGACACCGCGCTCGACAGCCGCCCCACCTACGACGTCGGGAGCCTCCACGCCGTCGTCGACCTGCTCTGA
- a CDS encoding CheF family chemotaxis protein — translation MSGDEHKVLDTSGDFQYVVRGGQPVTDPRWQSCRLIVTNKRLILATSDGKTPIPHTNISLPDDPASAVPGDVPSGATVLAVGDNVLLVDASNVSDFAFEYRRATLQGEVILARSPAVVGGVIQDDAEWSKARFRLDDDEVRLQFPGGGSTLFDIDDVGTIETSESTVLGDQRTVVEVEHTDEEDRSVETHLSGMPHHTDALEALFRAVVEDRGDDYELSEMESQVLMALYSGVSPFEMADFVGTTPDDVEEIYQKLLDVGAVDKVRTRTEVSLNAQGRNMASEAMSGE, via the coding sequence ATGAGTGGTGACGAACACAAAGTACTGGACACATCCGGCGACTTCCAGTACGTCGTCCGCGGCGGCCAACCGGTCACCGACCCCCGGTGGCAGTCCTGCCGCCTCATCGTCACCAACAAGCGGCTGATACTCGCGACCAGCGACGGCAAGACGCCCATCCCGCACACGAACATCTCCCTGCCCGACGACCCCGCGAGTGCAGTGCCCGGTGACGTCCCGTCGGGCGCGACGGTGCTCGCCGTCGGCGACAACGTCCTGCTTGTGGACGCGAGCAACGTCTCGGACTTCGCGTTCGAGTACCGGCGGGCGACCCTGCAGGGCGAGGTCATCCTCGCGCGCAGCCCCGCCGTCGTCGGCGGCGTCATCCAGGACGACGCCGAGTGGAGCAAGGCCCGCTTTCGGCTGGACGACGACGAGGTCCGCCTGCAGTTCCCCGGGGGCGGGTCGACCCTCTTCGACATCGACGACGTGGGGACCATCGAGACGAGCGAGAGCACCGTCCTGGGCGACCAGCGGACCGTCGTCGAGGTCGAACACACCGACGAGGAGGACCGCAGCGTCGAGACCCACCTCTCTGGCATGCCCCACCACACCGACGCCCTGGAGGCGCTGTTTCGCGCCGTCGTCGAGGACCGCGGGGACGACTACGAGCTCTCGGAGATGGAGAGCCAGGTGTTGATGGCGCTGTACTCGGGCGTCTCCCCCTTCGAGATGGCCGACTTCGTCGGGACGACGCCCGACGACGTCGAGGAGATATACCAGAAGCTACTCGACGTGGGCGCGGTGGACAAAGTCCGGACGCGGACCGAGGTCAGCCTGAACGCCCAGGGTCGGAACATGGCGTCCGAAGCGATGAGTGGGGAGTAG
- a CDS encoding universal stress protein codes for MYENILIPTDGSDTANVAVSHAVDLAKKYNARLHALYVVDVDAVNLSLGTEQIDRIRQGNFGEMHELQEDADDATGAVVDAAAEHDVAVHEEVRVGTPHDVIAGYADNQDIDLVVMGSHGRSGVRRALLGSVTERVLRSTHVPVLVVDEHEEA; via the coding sequence ATGTACGAGAACATCCTCATTCCGACTGACGGGAGCGATACAGCAAACGTCGCGGTGTCCCACGCCGTGGACCTCGCGAAGAAGTACAACGCCCGCCTGCACGCGCTGTACGTCGTCGACGTCGACGCGGTGAACCTCAGCCTCGGCACCGAACAGATCGACCGCATCAGGCAGGGCAACTTCGGCGAGATGCACGAACTGCAGGAGGACGCCGACGACGCGACCGGCGCCGTCGTCGACGCCGCCGCCGAACACGACGTAGCCGTCCACGAGGAAGTCCGCGTCGGGACGCCCCACGACGTCATCGCCGGCTACGCCGACAACCAGGACATCGACCTGGTCGTCATGGGGAGCCACGGCCGGTCGGGCGTCCGCCGGGCCTTGCTCGGCAGCGTCACCGAGCGGGTCCTGCGGTCGACGCACGTCCCGGTCCTCGTGGTCGACGAACACGAGGAGGCCTGA
- a CDS encoding VC_2705 family sodium/solute symporter — MTVPLQAEALDISFKLVPAIIVFLMMASFLVIGYVFKVADAEGMWVAGRGIGNIENGMAIGANWMSAASYLGLAGLVALSGFYGLAFIVGWTTGYFVLLIFLAAQMRRFGKYTAPDFVADRFNSPMARALAAFTTLLIAYVYSVGQARGMGLVAQYVFGLDIIPMIVVMMTITVGYLALSGMLGATKNMAVQYVILIVAFLAGVYVVGFTGGYSTVLPQIEYGALFSELSRQFSEPFIGGNGYYLWVATAFSLIFGTCGLPHVLVRFYTVKNERTARWSTVSGLFFIMLLYWAAPAMAAFGVDLFAAVNNLSPDAVYNGQQAMSGAEGDVIVVLAAQFADLPTWFVGLVAAGGMAAAIATTAGLFITASSAVAHDIYSELINPDATQRQQVLIGRATIVGIGALVTVTAFNPPALIGELVAYAFSLAGVVLFPMFFLGLWWENTNRQGALAGMTVGLLLWITSIINSVLPAYIGALGAAAGESGALIPIYAQYVPPIGAALVGTPLVFIVTIAVSLVTPEPPLETKKMVRQCHSPEPMGQQQTAEDIVSNSGGDAPADD; from the coding sequence ATGACGGTCCCGCTGCAGGCCGAGGCGCTCGACATCTCGTTCAAGCTCGTCCCGGCAATCATCGTCTTCCTGATGATGGCCTCCTTCCTCGTCATCGGCTACGTGTTCAAGGTAGCCGACGCCGAGGGGATGTGGGTCGCTGGCCGCGGTATCGGGAACATCGAGAACGGGATGGCCATCGGGGCCAACTGGATGTCCGCGGCGTCGTATCTCGGGCTGGCCGGGCTGGTCGCCCTCTCGGGCTTCTACGGCCTGGCCTTCATCGTCGGCTGGACGACCGGCTACTTCGTCCTGCTCATCTTCCTCGCGGCACAGATGCGCCGCTTCGGGAAGTACACCGCGCCCGACTTCGTCGCCGACCGGTTCAACTCGCCGATGGCGCGGGCGCTTGCGGCCTTTACCACGCTGCTCATCGCGTACGTCTACTCCGTGGGCCAGGCCCGCGGGATGGGGCTCGTCGCCCAGTACGTCTTCGGGCTCGACATCATCCCCATGATCGTCGTCATGATGACCATCACGGTCGGCTACCTCGCGCTCTCGGGGATGCTCGGCGCGACCAAGAACATGGCCGTCCAGTACGTCATCCTCATCGTCGCGTTCCTCGCTGGCGTCTACGTCGTCGGGTTCACGGGCGGCTACTCGACGGTACTCCCGCAGATCGAGTACGGCGCCCTGTTCAGCGAACTCAGCCGGCAGTTTTCCGAACCCTTCATCGGCGGGAACGGCTACTACCTCTGGGTGGCGACGGCGTTCTCGCTCATCTTCGGGACCTGCGGGCTCCCGCACGTCCTGGTCCGGTTCTACACGGTGAAAAACGAGCGAACGGCCCGCTGGTCGACCGTCTCCGGGCTGTTCTTCATCATGCTGCTGTACTGGGCCGCCCCCGCGATGGCGGCCTTCGGCGTCGACCTGTTCGCCGCGGTCAACAATCTCTCGCCTGACGCCGTCTACAACGGTCAGCAGGCGATGTCCGGCGCGGAGGGCGACGTCATCGTCGTGCTGGCCGCCCAGTTCGCCGACCTCCCGACGTGGTTCGTCGGGCTGGTCGCCGCCGGCGGGATGGCCGCAGCAATCGCGACGACGGCCGGCCTGTTCATCACAGCCTCCTCGGCCGTCGCCCACGACATCTACTCGGAGCTCATCAACCCCGACGCGACCCAGCGCCAGCAGGTGCTCATCGGGCGTGCGACCATCGTCGGCATCGGCGCCCTGGTCACGGTGACCGCGTTCAACCCGCCGGCGCTCATCGGCGAACTCGTCGCCTACGCCTTCTCGCTGGCCGGCGTCGTCCTGTTCCCGATGTTCTTCCTCGGACTCTGGTGGGAGAACACCAACCGACAGGGGGCCCTGGCCGGCATGACCGTCGGCCTCCTGCTGTGGATCACGTCTATCATCAACAGCGTGCTGCCGGCCTACATCGGCGCCCTCGGTGCGGCCGCCGGTGAGAGCGGTGCGCTCATCCCGATATACGCCCAGTACGTCCCGCCCATCGGAGCCGCGCTGGTCGGGACGCCGCTGGTCTTCATCGTCACCATCGCCGTCTCGCTGGTGACGCCGGAGCCGCCACTGGAGACCAAGAAGATGGTCCGCCAGTGTCACAGCCCCGAGCCGATGGGCCAGCAACAGACCGCCGAGGACATCGTCTCGAACAGCGGCGGTGACGCCCCTGCGGACGACTAA